A stretch of the Aphis gossypii isolate Hap1 chromosome 2, ASM2018417v2, whole genome shotgun sequence genome encodes the following:
- the LOC114122955 gene encoding transcription factor SPT20 homolog, producing the protein MDDGSADQKANDVQSDIKQNCVENTNSIQPPSSDNCVAKKTSFEITSITEPNNDDNDEDSPDTDSHVHDHRTVDNRHEAELQNYADNLVVYNTSNDLGSSAPVIPTSSQYGLAIVDNSDNGHSLGSIKNEDMHGVDANSQKNECDLNGLQNKNRNERFKVVKIESTEPFKRGRWVCMDFLDHSMNQQQSGNNKILMVNGDNKAYSQANDLDTTEPLDNGHHESPEFRVCTNNVSTYTSNCNNSENYKNPTSTYNIVSSGVTTPIHSACVSPGQSLQTNMQIPVLTSQPISTSVQAPQPQSLTQVQLPTQHNNINQNCIPHSSLQSHQIQQVIANAGVMQSQLQQTQPVINVMQNQNPSIQSQSIQHINSVDQNVSQTMPQQYQPMSQANLQQQIMQHNIPAQFQKSFVPQSQSVLPNCAPIQQSVNQMINQQVPQYYNSPPVQSQNVSSESSTAVSMSNQHIGQQQFQSIPIQNQPLQNHVQLQQNQQQLPPPVQQMQQQPSPQQNMVQQNQMQSQMVQQNQQLSHQPSISQPSQPQQTQSVPQQSQQMSQQHIQQPQQTPQSQQTHVQQVSSSQQQQQQQQQQQQQQQQAPQQMQQVGQQLQGPQGSQIQQQLPQQTHHINQLTQITNQPHQMSQSNQMQQIAQQSQQISHQPQQITLQGQQIPLQTQLQHSKQMQTTQIQSQSQQIPQQQQISQQQPISQSQMIHQNNQQINHTGQMIPQQTLNQGQQLNQQNQQVQQQQQPQQQIQQQLAQTSQPSQPMSQQILQPNQSMPQQNQVLTQQLGINQSNPQMTVSQSQNQQVIQPQQPQHIQQAGQQYQQPQQMMQSQPQQLPMQNNQPIMHQPTYSQAQSLNAMQLQQAVMQIPTNTVTSTQMHIQQQQPVGQSNMMQQPQITVMPQNNIQPTIPMSQQQMTYSLQQHVPINQNYVNSMQNCYIPSQQQMAPYKPSMKTVETVNKKKEDNNTEDVDNGTTNSATTTVAIDNKIEQAMDLVKSHLMYAVREEVEVLKEKIAELMDKVGLLETENSNLRMLVPPDMLEQYNREKQKSTNGQSTHNQ; encoded by the coding sequence ATGGATGACGGTAGTGCAGATCAAAAAGCCAACGATGTGCAGTCtgacataaaacaaaactgtGTAGAAAATACCAATTCCATACAACCACCTTCTAGTGATAATTGTGTAGCCAAAAAGACATCGTTTGAAATCACTAGTATTACAGAACCAAATAACGATGATAATGATGAAGATTCTCCAGACACTGATTCACATGTTCACGATCACAGAACAGTAGATAACAGGCATGAAGCTGAATTGCAAAATTATGCTGACAACCTGGTTGTGTACAATACGTCTAATGATTTAGGCAGTTCTGCACCAGTTATACCTACTAGTTCACAGTATGGTTTGGCTATTGTTGACAATTCAGATAATGGCCATTCTTTGggttcaattaaaaatgaagatATGCATGGTGTTGATGCTAATTCACAAAAGAATGAGTGTGATTTAAATGGTCTTCAAAATAAGAATAGAAATGAGCGATTCAAAGTGGTGAAAATTGAAAGTACAGAACCATTTAAACGTGGTCGTTGGGTGTGTATGGACTTTTTAGATCATTCAATGAATCAACAACAAtcaggtaataataaaatattaatggtaaATGGTGATAACAAGGCTTATTCTCAGGCAAATGACTTGGATACAACCGAGCCATTAGACAATGGCCATCATGAAAGTCCTGAATTTAGAGTCTGTACTAATAATGTCAGTACTTATACCAGTAATTGTAATAACtctgaaaattacaaaaatccaacttctacttataatattgtatcatcTGGTGTAACTACTCCTATCCATAGTGCTTGTGTGTCTCCTGGTCAAAGTTTACAGACTAATATGCAAATCCCAGTATTAACGAGTCAGCCAATTTCAACTTCTGTACAAGCACCCCAGCCTCAAAGTCTTACTCAAGTTCAATTACCAActcagcataataatattaatcaaaattgtataccACATTCCAGCTTACAATCTCATCAAATACAACAAGTTATTGCAAATGCCGGAGTAATGCAATCTCAATTACAACAAACTCAGCCAGTTATCAATGTTATGCAAAATCAGAACCCATCAATACAATCACAGTCTATTCAACATATAAATTCTGTAGACCAGAATGTCTCTCAAACTATGCCACAACAATATCAACCTATGTCACAAGCTAATTTACAACAACAAATTATGCAGCATAATATACCAGCACAATTTCAGAAGTCATTTGTACCCCAAAGTCAATCTGTTTTACCTAACTGTGCACCTATACAGCAATCAGTTAATCAAATGATTAATCAACAAGTtcctcaatattataattccccACCAGTCCAGTCTCAAAATGTTTCTTCTGAATCTTCAACTGCGGTCTCTATGTCAAATCAACATATTGGTCAACAGCAATTTCAATCAATACCTATTCAAAATCAACCCTTGCAAAATCATGTACAGTTACAACAGAACCAACAACAGTTGCCACCCCCTGTGCAACAAATGCAACAACAGCCTAGTCCACAACAAAATATGGTACAACAAAATCAAATGCAATCTCAAATGGTACAACAAAATCAGCAATTGTCTCACCAGCCATCTATTTCACAGCCTAGTCAACCTCAACAAACTCAATCCGTTCCTCAACAAAGTCAACAAATGTCTCAACAACACATTCAACAACCTCAACAAACACCACAATCACAACAGACTCATGTCCAGCAAGTATCTTCTTcgcagcaacagcagcagcagcagcaacaacaacaacaacaacaacaacaagcaCCTCAACAAATGCAACAAGTTGGACAACAATTACAAGGACCACAGGGTTCACAAATTCAGCAGCAATTGCCTCAACAAACTCATCATATCAATCAACTTACTCAAATTACCAATCAACCACATCAAATGTCTCAGTCAAATCAAATGCAACAAATAGCTCAGCAAAGTCAGCAAATTTCACATCAGCCTCAACAAATTACATTACAGGGCCAACAGATACCCCTACAGACACAATTACAACATTCTAAACAAATGCAAACGACTCAAATTCAATCTCAGTCTCAGCAGATTCCTCAGCAACAGCAGATTTCTCAACAACAACCAATTAGTCAGAGTCAAATGATTCATCAAAATAACCaacaaataaatcatacaGGGCAAATGATTCCTCAACAAACTCTTAATCAAGGACAACAGTTAAATCAACAAAACCAACAAGTtcaacagcaacaacaaccTCAACAGCAAATACAGCAACAATTAGCCCAAACTAGCCAACCTAGTCAACCAATGTCTCAACAAATTCTACAGCCAAATCAAAGTATGCCACAACAAAATCAAGTATTAACTCAACAATTAGGCATAAATCAATCAAATCCCCAAATGACAGTGTCTCAATCTCAAAACCAACAAGTAATTCAACCACAACAGCCCCAACACATACAACAAGCAGGGCAGCAATATCAACAACCTCAACAAATGATGCAATCTCAGCCACAACAATTACCTATGCAAAATAATCAACCCATCATGCATCAGCCAACTTATTCACAGGCTCAAAGTTTGAATGCCATGCAACTTCAACAAGCTGTAATGCAAATTCCAACCAACACTGTTACATCCACTCAAATGCATATTCAACAGCAACAGCCAGTGGGTCAATCCAATATGATGCAACAACCTCAAATTACCGTTATGCCGCAAAATAACATACAACCCACAATTCCCATGTCCCAACAACAAATGACATATTCACTACAACAACATGTACCTATTAACCAAAACTATGTTAATAGTATGCAAAATTGTTACATTCCTTCCCAACAACAAATGGCTCCATACAAACCTTCCATGAAAACTGTAGAAActgtcaacaaaaaaaaagaagacaaTAATACTGAAGATGTTGATAATGGAACCACTAATAGTGCAACTACTACTGTTGCTATCGATAACAAAATTGAACAAGCTATGGATTTAGTTAAAAGTCATCTAATGTATGCTGTGCGTGAAGAAGTAGaagtattaaaagaaaaaattgcaGAACTAATGGATAAAGTTGGACTACTAGAAACAGAAAACTCTAATCTTAGGATGCTTGTACCACCAGACATGTTAGAACAATACAAtcgtgaaaaacaaaaatctacCAATGGTCAGTCAACTCATAATCAATAG